The following coding sequences lie in one Takifugu flavidus isolate HTHZ2018 chromosome 4, ASM371156v2, whole genome shotgun sequence genomic window:
- the ccdc66 gene encoding coiled-coil domain-containing protein 66 isoform X6 → MNLGDGLLFELENGKPKVILLSTGVEKNARKLSSRPRPANVLSTRQPSCVEKVQGEEFSAQPQSRRYREVKSKTGGVAASSASSAFSSTAATATARRSTAMTLTKPQEQAKEGWERILSNGRSDGHNHREKTGHLQKGETVADATMGVLDSLALKDLTAEQLQHLLNIVETTCCQGPSESHHTRGNQTDSGCVSPVTDGGGVERRLDQDGEEGELTDGCHATVSSLGQNRSLPGGLFGWLDERPSASRAAISSKKAQWRRELDEQVAQKQQTHWSAPLRAQAEEECVSHKEQPAALRSNLRLGVITPIEEALSFKRREEQKRRWLEELDKQREETTERRRREKQLQSQPEDHELWASHFDSLQRKPPVPVLLPIAPTPAPLQGVEQREWEATSRLSLLSEAMSTCGGESVRVAAVDTTSGNPARTSYLRSMTALLDPAQLEERERRRMKQAEQQRAIEAQVEEKRRHREREEAMKRKEEEEEERRLSLEREMLEKRYELDRLKERQAHRSQPEVQPSEGRGEETVGRTPDPDGELCSCRISACRDADGPEKVRSSARTYRDTAVQTEATVRLPLTGDGVPAPAPAPANRKNQTGRRGKENICLQGEGADPYEPFARTEQRKEARRPEWNTHRPSQQFVPASERYAASAQKNRQERRLKRQAELLALQGRSCPSRSGCTPYQEPQPCPTSRQGRSSPTRKGDAASREHSSTADAHGTRSRAPAVPVGTHRHQSRQDPPPATPPVPGVGFIPYVRTHEVFNLDPLEPDDIPPPRAQAEATPAPSHRDPPLLPELIHGAHNHQETLRSLAQLRRGLLQKQRELERDLSPVLKHFENKPR, encoded by the exons ATGAATCTCGG AGATGGCCTGTTGTTTGAACTAGAAAATGGAAAACCAAAGGTGATTTTGCTTAGCACAG GTGTGGAAAAGAATGCCAGAAAG CTGTCGAGCCGACCCCGACCAGCTAACGTCCTGAGCACCAGACAGCCAAGCTGTGTGGAAAAGGTGCAAGGAGAGGAGTTTTCAGCTCAGCCGCAGTCGAGAAGGTACCGAGAAGTCAAGAGCAAGACGGGAGGAGTGgccgcctcctccgcctcctccgccttctcctccaccgccgccaccgccaccgcaaGGAGGAGCACCGCCATGACATTAACCAAACCTCAGGAACAAGCCAAAGAAGGATGGGAGAGAATCCTTTCAAAT GGACGTTCAGATGGACACAACCACAGGGAGAAAACAGGCCATCTGCAGAAGGGTGAGACGGTAGCTGATGCTACGATGGGTGTACTGGACTCACTGGCGCTCAAGGATCTGACCgctgagcagctccagcaccttCTCAATATCGTGGAGACGACCTGCTGCCAAGGCCCTTCAGAGAGCCACCACACCAGGG GAAACCAAACAGACTCGGGATGCGTTTCCCCTGtgactgatggaggaggagtggagagaaGGTTGGACCAagatggggaggagggagaattAACGGATGGGTGCCACGCCACCGTGAGCTCACTGGGCCAAAACAGAAG TCTGCCTGGGGGGCTGTTCGGCTGGTTGGACGAGCGACCTTCTGCGAGCAGAGCGGCCATCAGCAGTAAAAAGGCCCAGTGGAGGAGGGAACTAG ATGAGCAAGTAGCTCAGAAGCAGCAGACCCACTGGTCCGCACCTCTCAGAGCCCAG gccgaggaagagtgtgtgtcaCATAAAGAACAGCCCGCTGCCCTCAGGTCAAACCTCAGACTCGGG GTGATCACTCCCATTGAGGAGGCGCTGAGCTtcaagaggagggaggagcaaaAGAGACgctggctggaggagctggataagcagagggaggagaccACAGAGCGCAGGAGGCGGGAGAAGCAGCTCCAGAGTCAG CCCGAGGACCACGAGCTCTGGGCCTCGCACTTCGACTCCCTGCAGAGGAAGCCCCCCGTCCCAGTCCTGCTTCCCATAGCTCCCACTCCGGCCCCATTGCAAGGCGTGGAGCAGCGGGAGTGGGAGGCcacatccaggctgtctctcctctccgagGCCATGAGCACGTGCGgaggagagagtgtgagagtggcCGCTGTGGACACAACCAGCGGGAACCCAGCCAGAACCAG CTATCTGAGGAGCATGACTGCCCTTCTGGACCCGGCGCAgctggaagaaagagagaggaggcggATGAAGCAggcggagcagcag CGAGCCATCGAGGCCCAGGTCGAGGAAAAGCGGCGCCACAGGGAGCGCGAAGAggcgatgaagaggaaggaggaggaggaggaagagaggagactGTCCCTGGAGCGAGAGATGTTGGAGAAACGATATGAGCTGGACAGGCTGAAGGAGAGACAG GCCCACCGCAGTCAGCCAGAGGTGCAGCCCAGCGAGGGCCGCGGCGAGGAGACGGTCGGGAGGACGCCAGATCCAGACGGGGagctctgctcctgcagaaTCTCAG CTTGCAGGGACGCCGACGGGCCGGAGAAGGTCAGAAGCTCGGCTCGCACCTACAGAGACACGGCTGTGCAGACGG AAGCAACTGTCCGTCTCCCTCTCACAGGAGACGGtgtccctgctcctgctcctgctcctgctaaTAGGAAGAACCAAACGGGGAGAAGGGGCAAAGAGAACATTTGTCTCCAAGGAGAGGGAGCAGACCCATACGAGCCCTTTGCTAGGACGGAGCAGAGGAAAGAAGCAAGGAGACCAGAGTGGAACACGCACAG GCCCAGCCAGCAGTTTGTTCCTGCATCGGAGCGCTACGCAGCTTCAGCGCAGAAAAACCGGCAAGAGAGGCGTCTGAAGAGGCAGGCCGAGCTCCTGGCCCTGCAGGGGAGGTCCTGTCCCTCCAGGAGCGGCTGCACCCCTTATCAGGAGCCTCAGCCCTGCCCCACCAGCAGACAGGGCAGAAGCAGCCCCACCAGGAAG GGGGACGCTGCTTCCAGAGaacacagcagcactgcagacGCCCACGGAACAAG GAGTCGCGCTCCAGCCGTCCCTGTTGGGACACACAGGCATCAGAGTCGGCAGGACCCACCTCCTGCAACGCCCCCCGTTCCTGGTGTAGGCTTCATCCCTTACGTCCGGACTCACGAAGTCTTCAACCTGGATCCACTGGAGCCCGACGACATTCCCCCACCTCGCGCCCAAGCCG aggccACTCCTGCCCCCTCCCATCGGGATCCACCCCTCCTGCCTGAGCTGATCCATGGTGCACACAATCACCAGGAAACCCTGAGGAGTCTGGCGCAGCTGCGGcgg ggttTATTACAGAAGCAGAGGGAGTTGGAGAGGGATCTGAGTCCTGTTCTGAAGCACTTTGAAAACAAGCCTCGATGA
- the ccdc66 gene encoding coiled-coil domain-containing protein 66 isoform X2, translating into MNLGDGLLFELENGKPKVILLSTGVEKNARKLSSRPRPANVLSTRQPSCVEKVQGEEFSAQPQSRRYREVKSKTGGVAASSASSAFSSTAATATARRSTAMTLTKPQEQAKEGWERILSNGRSDGHNHREKTGHLQKGETVADATMGVLDSLALKDLTAEQLQHLLNIVETTCCQGPSESHHTRGNQTDSGCVSPVTDGGGVERRLDQDGEEGELTDGCHATVSSLGQNRSLPGGLFGWLDERPSASRAAISSKKAQWRRELDEQVAQKQQTHWSAPLRAQHPGPHAEEECVSHKEQPAALRSNLRLGVITPIEEALSFKRREEQKRRWLEELDKQREETTERRRREKQLQSQPEDHELWASHFDSLQRKPPVPVLLPIAPTPAPLQGVEQREWEATSRLSLLSEAMSTCGGESVRVAAVDTTSGNPARTSYLRSMTALLDPAQLEERERRRMKQAEQQRAIEAQVEEKRRHREREEAMKRKEEEEEERRLSLEREMLEKRYELDRLKERQAHRSQPEVQPSEGRGEETVGRTPDPDGELCSCRISACRDADGPEKVRSSARTYRDTAVQTEATVRLPLTGDGVPAPAPAPANRKNQTGRRGKENICLQGEGADPYEPFARTEQRKEARRPEWNTHRPSQQFVPASERYAASAQKNRQERRLKRQAELLALQGRSCPSRSGCTPYQEPQPCPTSRQGRSSPTRKGDAASREHSSTADAHGTRSRAPAVPVGTHRHQSRQDPPPATPPVPGVGFIPYVRTHEVFNLDPLEPDDIPPPRAQAEATPAPSHRDPPLLPELIHGAHNHQETLRSLAQLRRGLLQKQRELERDLSPVLKHFENKPR; encoded by the exons ATGAATCTCGG AGATGGCCTGTTGTTTGAACTAGAAAATGGAAAACCAAAGGTGATTTTGCTTAGCACAG GTGTGGAAAAGAATGCCAGAAAG CTGTCGAGCCGACCCCGACCAGCTAACGTCCTGAGCACCAGACAGCCAAGCTGTGTGGAAAAGGTGCAAGGAGAGGAGTTTTCAGCTCAGCCGCAGTCGAGAAGGTACCGAGAAGTCAAGAGCAAGACGGGAGGAGTGgccgcctcctccgcctcctccgccttctcctccaccgccgccaccgccaccgcaaGGAGGAGCACCGCCATGACATTAACCAAACCTCAGGAACAAGCCAAAGAAGGATGGGAGAGAATCCTTTCAAAT GGACGTTCAGATGGACACAACCACAGGGAGAAAACAGGCCATCTGCAGAAGGGTGAGACGGTAGCTGATGCTACGATGGGTGTACTGGACTCACTGGCGCTCAAGGATCTGACCgctgagcagctccagcaccttCTCAATATCGTGGAGACGACCTGCTGCCAAGGCCCTTCAGAGAGCCACCACACCAGGG GAAACCAAACAGACTCGGGATGCGTTTCCCCTGtgactgatggaggaggagtggagagaaGGTTGGACCAagatggggaggagggagaattAACGGATGGGTGCCACGCCACCGTGAGCTCACTGGGCCAAAACAGAAG TCTGCCTGGGGGGCTGTTCGGCTGGTTGGACGAGCGACCTTCTGCGAGCAGAGCGGCCATCAGCAGTAAAAAGGCCCAGTGGAGGAGGGAACTAG ATGAGCAAGTAGCTCAGAAGCAGCAGACCCACTGGTCCGCACCTCTCAGAGCCCAG CATCCAGGGCCACAC gccgaggaagagtgtgtgtcaCATAAAGAACAGCCCGCTGCCCTCAGGTCAAACCTCAGACTCGGG GTGATCACTCCCATTGAGGAGGCGCTGAGCTtcaagaggagggaggagcaaaAGAGACgctggctggaggagctggataagcagagggaggagaccACAGAGCGCAGGAGGCGGGAGAAGCAGCTCCAGAGTCAG CCCGAGGACCACGAGCTCTGGGCCTCGCACTTCGACTCCCTGCAGAGGAAGCCCCCCGTCCCAGTCCTGCTTCCCATAGCTCCCACTCCGGCCCCATTGCAAGGCGTGGAGCAGCGGGAGTGGGAGGCcacatccaggctgtctctcctctccgagGCCATGAGCACGTGCGgaggagagagtgtgagagtggcCGCTGTGGACACAACCAGCGGGAACCCAGCCAGAACCAG CTATCTGAGGAGCATGACTGCCCTTCTGGACCCGGCGCAgctggaagaaagagagaggaggcggATGAAGCAggcggagcagcag CGAGCCATCGAGGCCCAGGTCGAGGAAAAGCGGCGCCACAGGGAGCGCGAAGAggcgatgaagaggaaggaggaggaggaggaagagaggagactGTCCCTGGAGCGAGAGATGTTGGAGAAACGATATGAGCTGGACAGGCTGAAGGAGAGACAG GCCCACCGCAGTCAGCCAGAGGTGCAGCCCAGCGAGGGCCGCGGCGAGGAGACGGTCGGGAGGACGCCAGATCCAGACGGGGagctctgctcctgcagaaTCTCAG CTTGCAGGGACGCCGACGGGCCGGAGAAGGTCAGAAGCTCGGCTCGCACCTACAGAGACACGGCTGTGCAGACGG AAGCAACTGTCCGTCTCCCTCTCACAGGAGACGGtgtccctgctcctgctcctgctcctgctaaTAGGAAGAACCAAACGGGGAGAAGGGGCAAAGAGAACATTTGTCTCCAAGGAGAGGGAGCAGACCCATACGAGCCCTTTGCTAGGACGGAGCAGAGGAAAGAAGCAAGGAGACCAGAGTGGAACACGCACAG GCCCAGCCAGCAGTTTGTTCCTGCATCGGAGCGCTACGCAGCTTCAGCGCAGAAAAACCGGCAAGAGAGGCGTCTGAAGAGGCAGGCCGAGCTCCTGGCCCTGCAGGGGAGGTCCTGTCCCTCCAGGAGCGGCTGCACCCCTTATCAGGAGCCTCAGCCCTGCCCCACCAGCAGACAGGGCAGAAGCAGCCCCACCAGGAAG GGGGACGCTGCTTCCAGAGaacacagcagcactgcagacGCCCACGGAACAAG GAGTCGCGCTCCAGCCGTCCCTGTTGGGACACACAGGCATCAGAGTCGGCAGGACCCACCTCCTGCAACGCCCCCCGTTCCTGGTGTAGGCTTCATCCCTTACGTCCGGACTCACGAAGTCTTCAACCTGGATCCACTGGAGCCCGACGACATTCCCCCACCTCGCGCCCAAGCCG aggccACTCCTGCCCCCTCCCATCGGGATCCACCCCTCCTGCCTGAGCTGATCCATGGTGCACACAATCACCAGGAAACCCTGAGGAGTCTGGCGCAGCTGCGGcgg ggttTATTACAGAAGCAGAGGGAGTTGGAGAGGGATCTGAGTCCTGTTCTGAAGCACTTTGAAAACAAGCCTCGATGA